The region TAAGGTGTCAATAATCGGATAAATGGGCGCAAAGCCATACAGCTGCTTGCAGGCTTTTGCCAGAAAGCTTTGTTCTATTTTTGCAAAATGTGCCACCACGACTCGGCCAGACATCGCATGTAAGAGTTGTTCAATAACGACTGCCAAAGGGTAACCTTGTTGTGATTCTTGTGCGGTAATTTGGTGGATCGTCGCACTCTCCGTGAAGTGCTGATGCTGCTTCGTCTTATTACCTTTGACACTTTGGTATTCTTGCTTAACCAGAAAATGTTGGCTTGAGCCAAGTGATATCGACAAATTGTTGATCTCAACAAATCCGACACTTAATAACTCGCCCGTACGCGCCGATATGGCGGTGGTTTCAAAATCTAATGCCAATAACGGAGTTTCACCGATGGCAAAATGTGGCGCTGGGATCGGCGTTTTCAACAAAGTTTTTAACGGGCCTTCGGGGACTTTCGCCGCGAGCCGCTTGCGCTGCGCGGCTAAGCTAAAAGGGTTCCAGTGAGTTAGGCTCACTAGTAAACCGCCTGACGATTGTCTTGTAAGGTTTTAATCACTTTAAACGCGTCCTTCAAGTGCTCTCGTTCAAGCTTGGATAGCTCGGTGGGGGATAAGTAGTTATCCGCTTTTTGACCAGCATTTAACCGATTTGCTTGGTGGTTGAGCCGTAAGGTGGTTAAAAATTCAAAAGCATCTATTAAGTTATCCGCAGAGGCTTGCGTAATGGCTGGCGTACCCGCCGCTTGGCGCAGCCGTTCAATGGTGTTCACCGCCGTAATCCCTTGTTGCAGCGCGTAAATTCGCGCGAGATCAACAATAGGCGCGATACCATTGTGCTTGAGATCGAGCGTCTTCTTGTTATCACCGTTAGACACTAAGACAAAGTCGCGAAAAAAGCCTAACGGCGGCTTAAATTGCAGCGCATTTCTTGATAAATGCGCGATGAATAAACTGGCACCTTGAGTCGAGCTGATGTTTTGTTGCTGGATACCCGCAAGTAATTGCGTGTCACCATAGATGGTTGCTAAGTCAAAGAACACGCTGCATTGCAACAAGGCGTTGGGATCGGGTGTGGTGATCCATTGGTTGAAATACTGTTGCCATTTGGCTTGGGTTGTTCGCCATTTCGGGTTAGTTGCCATGATCTCACCGGGGCAATATACAAAACCGCATTTGGCTAAGCCATCGCATACGAAGGTGGCGAGCTTTTCAAACCACGGCGCATGCTCTGCTCGCATGCTGTTGTCAATGATCAGTCCATTGTCCTGATCCGATTGAGCCAGTTGTTCTTGTCTTGCTTGCGAGCCAGCGGCAACCCACGCAAAAGGCACGGGGGCTGCACCGTATAGCTGCTCGGCAATTTCGATTAAGCGTATGGTAACCGCCATGGTGATGGCGCTAATGCTTTTCCCCACTTGCTCTGCGGGAATGCCGAGTTTTGCCATTCTAATTTGAAGTTTGGGTATTAGTTGGCTGAGCGCTACCAACTCGTCGACTGAGCTTGATTTGTGAATTTGACTGGTCAGGCTAATCGCATTTTGTTCGGCGAAGTACATTAAATCGGTAATGGTTAACATGCCGCACAACTGGCCTTGATCGGTAATGGGCAAGTGATGGATATGTTGACTGGTCATAGTGATCAGCGCATTAAATGCCGTACTTCTGACATCCATGGTGGTGATATTTTCGGTCATAATGGCGCTAATGGGTTCGCTGGGTGCGATACCTTGGGCAATACAGCGGCGGCGAAAATCTTTGTCGGTGACAATGC is a window of Thalassotalea euphylliae DNA encoding:
- a CDS encoding exonuclease domain-containing protein encodes the protein MSLTHWNPFSLAAQRKRLAAKVPEGPLKTLLKTPIPAPHFAIGETPLLALDFETTAISARTGELLSVGFVEINNLSISLGSSQHFLVKQEYQSVKGNKTKQHQHFTESATIHQITAQESQQGYPLAVVIEQLLHAMSGRVVVAHFAKIEQSFLAKACKQLYGFAPIYPIIDTLALAKKRLDQRQAAYDPSALRLTNLRASYQLPSHYAHNALNDAVATAELLLAELAHHHQDTTSLAKFLR
- a CDS encoding putative nucleotidyltransferase substrate binding domain-containing protein; translation: MDNELSEIYAFMSGIAPFEQAPIELVAKLVSHFSIKYITQGQSLPLNANNAQAPCFYIVRKGALSYVKTSLQSTELIGKYGEGDICTVFGYPEKYADIAVTADEDCLLYCIEKQALLNCVIDTPDIGEFFERSAEERLKHQVSTLHKQATVDATLANTGIDQLYQSPAATIAVSCTIREAAEKMTALGFSCLVVVNDLQAVCGIVTDKDFRRRCIAQGIAPSEPISAIMTENITTMDVRSTAFNALITMTSQHIHHLPITDQGQLCGMLTITDLMYFAEQNAISLTSQIHKSSSVDELVALSQLIPKLQIRMAKLGIPAEQVGKSISAITMAVTIRLIEIAEQLYGAAPVPFAWVAAGSQARQEQLAQSDQDNGLIIDNSMRAEHAPWFEKLATFVCDGLAKCGFVYCPGEIMATNPKWRTTQAKWQQYFNQWITTPDPNALLQCSVFFDLATIYGDTQLLAGIQQQNISSTQGASLFIAHLSRNALQFKPPLGFFRDFVLVSNGDNKKTLDLKHNGIAPIVDLARIYALQQGITAVNTIERLRQAAGTPAITQASADNLIDAFEFLTTLRLNHQANRLNAGQKADNYLSPTELSKLEREHLKDAFKVIKTLQDNRQAVY